One window of the Bremerella alba genome contains the following:
- a CDS encoding ABC transporter permease, whose protein sequence is MLIQRLAQAVVTMLIAVLAIFVAVRVLPANPVIAQFGQHAVPEKIEKEMEERGWNKPLWQQAITFVGQMAQGNLGESFARPGEKISSRLGQAVPATLELTFAAMLIAIPVGVFVGTIAALWRNAWPDWISMAIALLGVSIPVFFLAICLIVAFPLMPTGYRLPPGTQHQLHTEFYFFEALLTGQFQLAAVSARHLVLPAIALSTIPLAVVSRVTRNSMLEVLDADYLRTARAKGASLLRMIVRHAFPNASLSVLNIVGFQLGMLLSGAILTETVFNWPGLGRYVVDAIRDYDYAVVQACALVLAGLFVTLNLTLDVLFLVFDPRLREGNRS, encoded by the coding sequence ATGCTTATTCAGCGGCTCGCTCAGGCCGTTGTTACGATGTTGATTGCGGTTTTGGCTATCTTTGTTGCTGTTCGCGTACTTCCGGCTAATCCGGTCATTGCCCAGTTCGGTCAGCATGCCGTTCCGGAGAAGATCGAAAAGGAAATGGAAGAGCGTGGCTGGAATAAACCTTTATGGCAGCAAGCGATTACTTTCGTCGGACAAATGGCCCAAGGCAATCTCGGCGAATCGTTCGCTCGACCGGGCGAGAAAATTAGTTCCCGGTTAGGGCAGGCCGTACCGGCTACGCTAGAACTGACATTCGCGGCTATGCTGATTGCCATTCCGGTCGGTGTTTTTGTGGGAACGATCGCGGCTCTATGGAGAAACGCTTGGCCAGATTGGATCTCGATGGCCATTGCTCTGTTAGGAGTGAGTATCCCGGTCTTCTTCCTGGCGATCTGTTTGATTGTCGCTTTTCCACTGATGCCTACCGGTTACCGGCTGCCACCTGGCACGCAGCATCAATTGCATACCGAGTTTTACTTTTTTGAAGCTTTGCTAACGGGACAGTTTCAACTAGCGGCGGTCAGTGCCCGACATTTGGTCCTGCCAGCGATAGCCCTGTCAACGATTCCCTTGGCCGTTGTTTCTCGCGTTACCCGCAACAGCATGCTGGAAGTGCTGGATGCAGATTATTTGCGAACGGCACGAGCGAAAGGGGCTAGTCTGCTGCGAATGATCGTCCGACATGCGTTTCCCAATGCTTCTCTTTCGGTACTCAACATTGTGGGTTTTCAATTGGGAATGCTTCTTTCCGGAGCAATCCTGACCGAAACGGTCTTTAACTGGCCTGGTCTGGGAAGATACGTTGTCGATGCGATTCGCGACTACGACTATGCGGTGGTGCAGGCGTGTGCGTTAGTTTTGGCTGGCCTTTTTGTCACGCTCAACCTAACCCTGGACGTGCTGTTTCTCGTCTTTGATCCTCGTTTACGTGAGGGCAACCGAAGTTGA
- a CDS encoding ABC transporter permease: MSSASYELTTSAPSIRTRLFRVPGLWIGGGLIFTFVFCAIFAGVISPYGPDHRDGKNQPPSAAHWLGTDTNEKDVLTRVIYGSRLSLIASVTSISCAVVVGVGLGLLAGYRGGRVDMLVMRLIDIWLSFPSLLIAFLVIAAMRPGWTAVIFAVALINVPVFARQIRAEMLSLKHAAYVEAAIAAGASPFYLVTFVFLPAVSGTIWVLATLGLGHAILEVAGLSFLGIAGDPSNAEWGSMLVEAKGELHVTIWPAVAPGIAISLTILGFNLFGDGLRELLSRRTRSF, encoded by the coding sequence TTGAGTTCCGCTTCATACGAACTAACCACTAGTGCTCCTTCGATTCGCACGCGGCTCTTTCGAGTCCCAGGGCTATGGATAGGGGGAGGGCTTATTTTTACGTTTGTGTTTTGTGCGATCTTCGCCGGCGTGATTTCGCCATATGGGCCTGACCATCGCGACGGTAAGAACCAACCGCCTAGTGCTGCGCATTGGCTGGGGACCGACACGAATGAAAAAGACGTCCTCACGCGGGTAATTTACGGATCGCGTCTGTCTCTCATTGCGAGCGTCACATCGATCAGCTGCGCGGTGGTGGTCGGTGTGGGGCTAGGATTACTGGCCGGATATCGAGGTGGCCGAGTCGATATGCTGGTCATGCGTTTGATCGATATTTGGCTTTCGTTTCCCAGTTTGCTGATTGCCTTTCTGGTGATCGCGGCCATGAGGCCTGGCTGGACGGCCGTGATTTTTGCGGTGGCTCTGATCAATGTGCCGGTCTTTGCTCGGCAGATCCGTGCCGAAATGCTCTCACTCAAGCATGCGGCCTATGTGGAAGCGGCCATTGCGGCAGGGGCTTCACCGTTCTATCTGGTGACATTCGTATTTCTACCGGCGGTCAGCGGAACGATCTGGGTACTGGCTACGCTAGGGCTTGGTCACGCGATCCTGGAAGTGGCTGGCCTGTCGTTTCTGGGAATCGCTGGCGATCCGTCGAACGCCGAGTGGGGGTCGATGCTAGTCGAAGCGAAGGGGGAGCTACACGTAACGATTTGGCCTGCGGTTGCTCCGGGGATCGCCATCTCTCTGACAATTTTGGGGTTCAATCTCTTCGGCGATGGCCTAAGAGAACTATTGAGTCGTCGAACGAGAAGCTTTTAA
- a CDS encoding aldose 1-epimerase — protein MSLEVIEIRDQATGSFAKIAPSFGFNCFQFVAKMDEQEVDVLWAAKDFVDGSARPSSSGIPVLFPFPGRLKGTKLIWEDREFTIPEGDGRGNAIHGFVFNRAWRVTEQTESKITAQFQASQDDPTLLEQWPADFKIQATYEISGSTLTGTYRVENPSTKPLPFGLGTHPYFNVPIGGESADDCEIVVPFTFSWEFKEQLASGNQFNRDSDPFDPMLFKDTQFDNGFGGLECEDGLCTTSIHDPGSGRTIEQQFDDQFESVVLYNPGHREAFCIEPYTCIPDAFQLRRQGYDGGLRVLAGGDAFETTVRIRVK, from the coding sequence ATGAGTTTGGAAGTCATTGAAATTCGCGACCAGGCCACCGGATCGTTCGCGAAGATTGCCCCCAGTTTTGGATTCAATTGTTTTCAGTTCGTCGCAAAGATGGACGAGCAAGAGGTCGATGTACTTTGGGCAGCCAAAGATTTCGTCGACGGGTCGGCTCGCCCCTCGAGTAGCGGCATTCCGGTTCTCTTTCCTTTTCCAGGTCGCCTAAAGGGGACCAAACTCATTTGGGAAGACCGCGAGTTCACAATTCCCGAGGGTGACGGACGGGGAAACGCAATTCATGGTTTCGTGTTCAACCGTGCCTGGCGAGTGACCGAGCAAACCGAATCGAAGATCACCGCCCAGTTTCAAGCTTCGCAGGACGATCCTACACTTCTGGAACAATGGCCGGCGGATTTCAAAATCCAAGCTACCTACGAAATCTCAGGCTCGACGCTGACCGGCACTTATCGTGTCGAGAATCCTAGCACCAAGCCACTTCCATTTGGTCTAGGGACACACCCCTACTTCAATGTCCCTATCGGAGGAGAATCGGCCGACGACTGCGAGATTGTCGTACCGTTCACTTTCTCGTGGGAGTTCAAGGAGCAATTGGCCAGCGGCAATCAATTCAACCGCGACTCCGATCCCTTCGATCCCATGTTGTTTAAGGATACTCAGTTCGACAACGGCTTTGGCGGTCTCGAGTGCGAAGACGGTCTCTGCACCACTTCGATTCACGACCCAGGATCGGGGCGAACGATCGAGCAGCAGTTCGACGATCAATTCGAGTCGGTCGTTCTCTACAATCCAGGGCATCGCGAAGCTTTCTGCATCGAGCCATATACCTGCATTCCCGATGCGTTCCAGCTACGGCGACAAGGCTACGACGGTGGCCTTCGTGTCTTAGCAGGGGGTGACGCTTTCGAAACGACCGTCCGCATTCGCGTGAAGTAG
- the mutS gene encoding DNA mismatch repair protein MutS has translation MTPMMQQYHEAKNACGDAILLFRMGDFYELFNDDAVTASKVLGMTLTSRDKGENATPMAGFPHHQLDSYLAKLIQQGYRVGICDQVEDPKQAKGIVKREITRILSPGTLTDDSLLSPKESNFLAAVLCDGDHAGISWIELSTGRFLAGVFSTARLADELARIAPSECLLSEGTDALPKHMNGQFLQTQRPAWAFGGKSADEKLSKHFEVKSLDGFGFEEGDRLAIRAAGAILDYLQETQRGSLEHVQSLISYRQTNAVEIDEATRRSLELTRTIRDQRRDGTLISVLDRCRTPMGSRLMADWLGSPLASVEPICERHDAVEELKSDLSLSESLGDALAGVYDLQRLLTRVTTGRASPRDLSFVARTLAKLPRIKAKVTSRKSKLIGQIESQIDLCPEVHDKLAAALIEDCPLTTADGGFIQDGYHAKLDELRGLAAGGKQWIANYQAEESEKSGIPNMKVGFNRVFGYYIEITNTHRDKVPTYFHRKQTLKNAERYITPELKEYEEKVLSADEKAKTLELEIFAELRELVQAAADRLRSTATALANLDALVSLGNLARDRNYCRPKIDDGKELAIVDGRHPVLDVTEEAGTFIPNDTMLGGEDVDDIAIITGPNMAGKSTYIRQVGLIAIMAQMGSFVPAKEARVGIVDRVFARVGASDELSRGQSTFMVEMTETARILNTATERSLVILDEIGRGTSTYDGVSLAWSIVEYIHDRIGCRTLFATHYHELADLSQSLERVTNLNVAVKEWDDKIIFLHKIVAGAADKSYGIYVARLAGIPNDVNERAKQILAQLEQEHLDPEGQTKIRPKRDRHPKTDLQLTFFGPSEHPVVEEIRQADLSGLTPLDAFQKLIQWQSELKKPAN, from the coding sequence ATGACCCCAATGATGCAGCAGTACCACGAAGCAAAGAATGCTTGTGGTGACGCGATCTTGCTGTTCCGCATGGGTGACTTCTACGAGTTGTTCAATGACGATGCAGTCACGGCTTCCAAGGTCCTGGGAATGACCCTGACCAGCCGGGACAAAGGAGAGAACGCCACACCGATGGCTGGCTTTCCGCACCATCAACTCGATTCATATCTCGCCAAGCTTATCCAGCAGGGCTACCGCGTTGGTATCTGTGATCAGGTGGAAGATCCCAAGCAGGCCAAGGGGATCGTCAAACGCGAAATCACACGCATTCTTTCTCCCGGCACCCTCACCGACGACTCTCTACTGAGCCCCAAGGAAAGCAATTTTCTGGCGGCCGTTTTATGCGATGGCGACCACGCCGGCATTAGCTGGATCGAACTATCGACCGGGCGTTTTCTGGCTGGTGTTTTCTCGACGGCCAGACTTGCCGACGAACTCGCACGAATTGCCCCGTCGGAATGTTTGCTTTCTGAAGGGACCGACGCGCTGCCCAAGCACATGAATGGGCAATTCCTGCAAACGCAGCGACCAGCCTGGGCATTTGGCGGGAAGTCGGCAGACGAGAAGCTTTCGAAACACTTCGAGGTAAAGAGCCTGGATGGATTCGGCTTCGAAGAGGGAGACCGCCTGGCGATCCGTGCCGCCGGGGCGATTCTCGATTATTTGCAAGAGACGCAGCGCGGCTCGCTAGAGCATGTCCAGTCACTTATCAGCTACCGACAGACCAACGCCGTTGAGATCGACGAAGCGACGCGGCGATCGCTGGAGCTAACCCGAACTATTCGCGATCAACGCCGCGATGGGACCCTGATTTCGGTCCTGGACCGTTGCCGGACGCCGATGGGTAGTCGCTTGATGGCCGACTGGTTGGGAAGCCCCTTGGCATCGGTCGAGCCTATCTGCGAGCGTCACGATGCCGTCGAGGAATTGAAGAGCGATCTGTCATTGTCCGAGTCACTTGGCGATGCATTGGCAGGCGTTTACGACCTGCAGCGACTGCTGACACGTGTTACCACAGGCCGCGCAAGCCCTCGTGACCTTAGTTTTGTCGCACGCACTCTGGCCAAGCTTCCGCGGATTAAGGCCAAAGTGACATCTCGAAAGAGTAAGTTGATAGGACAGATCGAGAGCCAGATCGATCTGTGCCCCGAAGTGCACGATAAGTTAGCCGCTGCGTTGATTGAGGATTGTCCACTGACAACGGCCGACGGTGGATTCATCCAAGATGGCTATCACGCCAAGCTGGACGAGCTACGCGGACTCGCCGCCGGTGGGAAACAGTGGATTGCCAACTATCAGGCCGAAGAGAGCGAAAAGTCCGGCATTCCCAACATGAAGGTAGGGTTCAACAGGGTCTTCGGCTACTACATCGAGATTACCAATACCCATCGCGATAAAGTCCCCACGTACTTTCATCGCAAGCAGACGCTCAAGAATGCTGAGCGATATATTACGCCGGAGCTAAAAGAGTATGAAGAGAAAGTTCTGTCGGCCGACGAAAAGGCGAAAACGCTTGAGCTTGAAATTTTTGCGGAACTCCGTGAACTGGTGCAGGCAGCAGCCGATCGACTGCGCAGTACGGCGACGGCTTTGGCCAACCTGGACGCGTTGGTTTCGCTGGGCAACCTGGCACGAGATCGCAATTACTGTCGTCCCAAGATCGACGACGGCAAAGAGCTGGCGATCGTCGATGGCCGTCACCCAGTGCTGGACGTGACCGAGGAAGCAGGCACGTTCATCCCTAACGACACGATGCTCGGTGGTGAGGATGTTGATGATATCGCCATCATCACCGGTCCTAACATGGCAGGTAAAAGTACCTACATTCGTCAGGTTGGGCTCATTGCGATCATGGCACAGATGGGGAGCTTTGTCCCGGCCAAGGAAGCTCGGGTCGGCATCGTCGATCGCGTCTTCGCACGGGTAGGGGCGAGCGATGAGCTCTCGCGTGGTCAGAGTACCTTTATGGTCGAGATGACTGAAACGGCTCGGATTCTCAATACGGCGACCGAGCGCAGCTTGGTCATACTGGATGAAATCGGGCGGGGGACCAGCACCTACGACGGTGTTTCGTTGGCGTGGTCGATTGTTGAGTACATCCATGATCGAATTGGTTGCCGAACGTTGTTCGCCACGCACTATCACGAGCTTGCCGACTTGTCCCAGTCGCTCGAGCGAGTGACGAACTTGAACGTGGCGGTGAAAGAATGGGACGACAAGATCATCTTCCTGCATAAGATTGTCGCCGGAGCCGCGGACAAGAGCTACGGGATTTATGTGGCTCGCTTGGCCGGTATCCCGAACGACGTCAACGAACGTGCCAAGCAGATCTTGGCTCAATTAGAGCAGGAACATTTAGATCCGGAGGGTCAGACGAAAATCCGACCCAAGCGAGACCGGCATCCTAAGACCGATCTTCAATTGACCTTTTTCGGACCGAGCGAACATCCGGTCGTCGAAGAGATTCGCCAAGCCGATTTAAGTGGCCTGACGCCACTGGATGCGTTTCAAAAATTGATCCAGTGGCAAAGTGAACTGAAGAAGCCGGCGAACTAG